Proteins from a genomic interval of Mycobacterium conspicuum:
- a CDS encoding carboxymuconolactone decarboxylase family protein yields MARLEVPDGPGGEAAMIWTLRPQLGGMVERMIRGAYQQSILPADERELARMRIAQINDCVACSGFRAPSVLDAGVAQELYDNVADYASYSGYTPRQRLAIEYADRFATDHASMDDEFFERLRGVFSDEEILDLTLCVAVFLGLGRSLTVLGVDQSCAIDI; encoded by the coding sequence ATGGCTCGACTTGAGGTACCGGATGGTCCGGGCGGCGAAGCCGCCATGATCTGGACGCTGCGGCCGCAGCTCGGCGGCATGGTCGAGCGGATGATCCGGGGCGCATACCAGCAGAGCATCCTGCCGGCCGACGAACGCGAGTTGGCGAGGATGCGAATCGCACAGATCAACGACTGCGTCGCGTGCTCGGGCTTCCGCGCCCCCTCGGTACTGGATGCCGGTGTGGCACAAGAGCTTTACGACAACGTCGCGGACTACGCCAGCTACTCCGGCTACACGCCGCGGCAGCGTCTCGCCATCGAGTACGCCGATCGCTTCGCCACCGACCACGCATCGATGGACGACGAGTTCTTCGAGCGGCTGCGGGGCGTGTTCTCGGATGAGGAAATCCTTGATCTCACTTTGTGTGTCGCGGTTTTCCTCGGCTTGGGCCGGTCGCTGACCGTGCTGGGCGTCGACCAGTCGTGCGCCATCGATATTTGA